The DNA window ATCTGAAGCACCGGTGCTGACGTTGCTGCAGATCGTTATGGAATGAATCTGTCAGCGGTTCCATCGTCAGAGCATCCAAACAAGCAGGCGAGCAGACGTCTGGATTGAGCGCCAACAATCAGTTCAGCCAGCGCAGACCCTGCACACCCATCAACACCAGCAAGAGAAGGGCAACGGAGGGGGAGAGGGGCGATTATTCAGGGGCCTGCGTTGGGGCCGTGATTATGAGCGTCGCAAGGCATCCATTTCGCCCCCATCTGATGAGCGCCCTTGCAGTTGAACAAGGTTGCGGCCTCCTCTGCCTCTGCCTTGGTGTCATACATCGCTTTGATGGGCGCAGTGCCGAGTTTCGATGGGGAGGGCTGCTTCTCCATCGAAAGCAACGTGCCGCTGTGGTCAGAACCAATCTCGTGATGAGCAATTGCTGGAGTCGTCAAAGCCAGCAAGCTCAGAAGCAGTCCAGCGGATGGGGAGCGACGCATCTCAGATTTGATTGCAACATTTTGAGTTTGCTGCATCAGGTCCCGCTGGACCGCTTCGCTTGTTACCGAGCATCAAATGGTAATGAAGAATGATGGAGAATAATACGAATACTTCCATTCTTTTGCTTCCAGAACGTCCAAGTCTTCTCGGGTCTTGCGAGACCACCCTTGGCATCAACAATTTCTATATATCCCATTGTGTTAGCTGTCTGGCCCATCAATTGGACAACATCATCCACAATCTTGCAACTGGTCCAATTGCGATAAGTAGCAAAGCCCTGATCCTTACCAAATCGGCTAATCGAGGGATCAGGGCCTACGAAATAAGCAATCGCGCCAGCGCGATCTGCACGGAATGTTGACTCTCCTCTGGTGTAAGTAGGTTTAAACGCTATCGGTCCAAATTGGTAGGCATAAGCCCCATCAATAACATCCACAGCGACCGATTTTGCGGCATCATATCCACCTTTCTGATAGGCCTTGCTAATTGCAAGCAAGCCTGCACACCAGGCTTTCTGCGCGTCCAAGACTTCATTGAGGGTAATTGTGTTGTCAAAAACTTGGAGGTTGGCTCGTTCAAACCCATCAACTTCTTCAACTTGGAGGTTGGGTGAAGCAAACCCAGCGGGTGCTAAAACAACTGCAGAAAGAGCTGCTACAACGCTTCCATAAAAAGGAAGATGCGAAATTTTCATTGGAAGAAAAAGTGA is part of the Synechococcus sp. WH 8016 genome and encodes:
- a CDS encoding DUF3721 domain-containing protein, which gives rise to MRRSPSAGLLLSLLALTTPAIAHHEIGSDHSGTLLSMEKQPSPSKLGTAPIKAMYDTKAEAEEAATLFNCKGAHQMGAKWMPCDAHNHGPNAGP